Proteins from a genomic interval of Clostridium sp. M62/1:
- a CDS encoding YbaK/EbsC family protein, translated as MSINRVREFMRERGMEDRVLEFDVSSATVELAAQAVGCEPARIAKTMSFLTGDGPVLVVTAGDMKIDNPKFKAQFHTKAKMIPPEQVEELIGHGVGGVCPFAVTDGTSVYLDESLKRFDTVYPAAGSANSAVRLSPEELVSLSGSRGWVDVCKSAVIKL; from the coding sequence ATGTCCATTAACCGGGTGAGAGAATTTATGAGAGAGAGGGGCATGGAGGACAGGGTTCTGGAATTTGACGTATCCAGCGCTACTGTGGAGCTGGCGGCACAGGCGGTAGGCTGCGAGCCGGCCAGAATTGCAAAGACCATGTCTTTCCTGACAGGAGACGGGCCTGTTCTGGTGGTGACGGCGGGAGATATGAAGATTGACAATCCAAAGTTTAAGGCTCAGTTTCACACCAAGGCCAAAATGATTCCGCCTGAGCAGGTGGAGGAGCTTATCGGCCATGGGGTCGGCGGTGTCTGCCCCTTCGCCGTGACGGACGGAACATCGGTCTATCTGGACGAGTCTTTAAAGCGGTTTGACACTGTCTATCCGGCAGCCGGGAGTGCAAACAGTGCAGTCAGGCTGTCTCCGGAGGAGCTTGTGAGCCTGTCCGGGAGCCGGGGATGGGTGGATGTGTGCAAATCTGCTGTAATAAAATTGTAA
- a CDS encoding diaminopimelate dehydrogenase has translation MSIRIGILGYGNLGRGVECAVKQNPDMELRAVITRRPPESVKVLTEGVKVCHVDEAEKLKDEIDVLILCGGSATDLPVQTPEFARWFNVVDSFDTHANIPQHFDAVDRAASESGHVGIISVGWDPGMFSLNRLYATAILPQGSNYTFWGRGVSQGHSDAVRRIEGVKDARQYTIPVDSALEAVRAGKNPELTTREKHTRECFVVAEEGADLARIEHEIKTMKNYFDEYDTTVHFITEEELLRDHKGLPHGGFVLRSGKTGWNEENSHVIEYSLKLDSNPEFTSSVIVAYARAAYRLSREDQKGCRTVFDIAPAYLSPESAADLRKKYL, from the coding sequence ATGAGCATTCGAATTGGAATTCTTGGCTATGGAAATCTGGGACGGGGAGTGGAGTGCGCAGTGAAGCAGAACCCTGATATGGAGCTTAGAGCTGTCATCACACGCCGTCCTCCGGAGAGCGTGAAGGTGCTGACAGAGGGAGTAAAGGTCTGCCATGTGGATGAGGCAGAGAAATTAAAGGATGAGATCGATGTCCTGATCCTCTGCGGCGGAAGCGCTACGGATCTGCCGGTTCAGACTCCGGAATTTGCCAGATGGTTCAACGTGGTAGACAGCTTTGACACACACGCCAATATTCCGCAGCATTTCGATGCAGTGGACAGGGCTGCCTCTGAGAGCGGTCATGTGGGAATTATCTCAGTGGGCTGGGATCCGGGAATGTTCTCATTAAACCGGCTGTATGCCACAGCCATTCTTCCCCAGGGAAGCAACTATACCTTCTGGGGAAGGGGAGTCAGCCAGGGCCATTCAGACGCTGTCAGAAGAATTGAGGGCGTGAAGGATGCCAGACAGTATACAATTCCTGTGGACAGCGCTCTTGAGGCAGTGCGCGCAGGAAAAAATCCTGAGCTTACTACCAGAGAAAAGCACACCAGAGAGTGCTTCGTCGTAGCTGAGGAGGGCGCTGATCTGGCCAGAATCGAGCACGAGATCAAGACGATGAAGAACTATTTTGACGAGTATGACACGACGGTTCACTTTATTACGGAGGAGGAGCTTCTGCGCGACCACAAGGGTCTTCCTCACGGAGGCTTTGTGCTCAGAAGCGGAAAGACAGGATGGAATGAGGAAAACAGCCATGTGATTGAGTACAGCTTAAAGCTGGATTCTAATCCGGAATTCACCTCCTCCGTGATCGTAGCTTATGCGAGAGCTGCATACAGGCTGAGCAGGGAGGACCAGAAGGGCTGCAGGACAGTCTTTGACATTGCGCCTGCATACCTCTCCCCGGAGAGCGCAGCTGATCTGAGAAAGAAATATCTGTAG
- a CDS encoding sodium-dependent transporter, whose product MEMKENKSRDQFRTRMGFIVACVGSAVGMGNIWMFPYRAGKYGGAAFLIPYFIFVILLGFSGVIGEMAFGRVMKTGPTGAFDRAMAMRGKRGGRLIGLIPVLGSLGIAIGYSVVVGWFLKYLFAAVSGSLGQVEDMGAYFSALSGNFGSVGWHLLGLALTFLIMLCGVSGGIEKMNKLMMPLFFVFFLILLFRVATLPGAAEGYRYLFIPRWELLGNVQTWVYALGQAFFSLSLAGSGTIVYGSYLKDDVDVVSCARNVAFFDTCAALLAGMVVIPAVFAFGLDVAAGPPLMFITLPAVFNQMPAGRLFSVIFFVAVLFAAVTSLMNLFETPIEALQDQLGLSRKAAVAVVAFCAAAVGIFIESADAVSVWMDAVSIYVIPLGALLAAIMFFWLCPKGFAREQVQKGREKKLGAWFEPVTRYLFVGLTFGVYVLGILFGGIG is encoded by the coding sequence ATGGAAATGAAGGAGAATAAATCAAGAGATCAGTTCCGAACCAGAATGGGGTTTATCGTGGCCTGCGTCGGTTCGGCAGTGGGAATGGGGAATATCTGGATGTTTCCCTATCGGGCAGGAAAATACGGAGGAGCAGCCTTCCTGATTCCGTATTTTATTTTTGTCATTTTGCTGGGATTTTCAGGAGTCATCGGGGAGATGGCTTTTGGCCGCGTGATGAAGACAGGGCCTACGGGAGCGTTTGACAGGGCTATGGCCATGCGGGGAAAGCGGGGAGGACGCCTGATCGGCCTGATTCCGGTACTCGGCTCCCTTGGAATTGCCATCGGCTATTCTGTGGTCGTGGGATGGTTTTTAAAATACCTGTTTGCCGCAGTTTCCGGGAGCCTTGGGCAGGTGGAGGATATGGGCGCCTATTTCAGTGCCCTGTCGGGAAATTTTGGAAGTGTGGGATGGCATCTTCTGGGTCTTGCCCTGACCTTTCTCATCATGCTCTGCGGCGTATCAGGGGGCATAGAAAAGATGAATAAGCTCATGATGCCTCTGTTTTTTGTGTTTTTCCTGATTCTCCTGTTTCGTGTAGCCACGCTTCCGGGGGCAGCTGAGGGCTACCGCTACCTGTTTATACCCCGCTGGGAGCTTTTGGGAAATGTACAGACATGGGTGTACGCGCTGGGGCAGGCCTTCTTCTCCCTGTCGCTGGCAGGCTCCGGGACCATTGTGTACGGAAGCTATCTGAAGGACGATGTGGATGTGGTGAGCTGTGCGAGAAACGTGGCCTTTTTTGATACCTGTGCTGCTCTTTTGGCAGGCATGGTGGTAATTCCGGCCGTGTTTGCCTTTGGGCTGGATGTGGCCGCAGGGCCGCCTCTCATGTTCATCACGCTGCCGGCTGTGTTCAACCAGATGCCGGCGGGGCGGCTGTTCTCGGTGATCTTCTTTGTGGCTGTGCTGTTTGCCGCAGTCACCTCCCTGATGAACCTCTTTGAAACGCCTATAGAGGCTCTACAGGACCAGCTCGGGCTCTCCAGAAAGGCGGCCGTGGCCGTGGTGGCGTTCTGCGCGGCGGCCGTTGGGATTTTTATTGAGAGCGCAGATGCGGTCAGTGTGTGGATGGACGCCGTCTCCATTTATGTGATTCCTCTGGGGGCGCTGCTTGCCGCCATTATGTTCTTCTGGCTATGCCCCAAGGGGTTTGCCAGGGAACAGGTGCAGAAAGGCAGAGAAAAAAAGCTGGGAGCGTGGTTTGAACCTGTGACCAGATACCTGTTTGTGGGACTGACCTTTGGCGTATATGTCCTGGGAATCCTGTTTGGAGGAATCGGATGA
- a CDS encoding helix-turn-helix domain-containing protein: protein MQICEATVKRIEELRKRDRLTLYALAYKTGMPPSTLKCIINGRSKNPGIVNIKKIAEGFNMTIREFYDSDLFDDLEQED from the coding sequence ATGCAGATTTGTGAAGCAACTGTAAAGAGAATTGAGGAACTTCGTAAACGGGACCGTCTGACGCTTTATGCCCTGGCATATAAGACCGGGATGCCTCCGTCTACACTGAAATGCATCATCAATGGCAGAAGCAAGAATCCGGGTATTGTGAATATTAAAAAAATTGCCGAAGGCTTTAATATGACCATCCGTGAGTTCTATGACAGTGATCTGTTCGACGACCTGGAGCAGGAGGACTAG
- a CDS encoding DUF523 domain-containing protein: MDYILVSACLLGENCKYSGGSNRNETILKWRERLLREERAVFVPVCPEVMGGLPTPRTPAEICGSQVLTKDGRDVTEEYVRGAGEALRLFEKYGCCLAILKERSPSCGSGEIYDGSFSGSVTAADGIAAGLLKKRGACVYGESQAEEILELLFGKTEEGRKSRV, from the coding sequence ATGGACTATATCCTTGTAAGCGCCTGCCTGCTGGGAGAAAACTGTAAGTACAGCGGCGGGTCCAACCGGAATGAAACCATTTTAAAATGGAGGGAAAGGCTTCTGAGAGAAGAACGGGCAGTTTTCGTTCCCGTCTGCCCGGAGGTGATGGGAGGCCTTCCCACACCCCGGACTCCGGCAGAGATCTGCGGCAGTCAAGTTTTGACAAAAGACGGCCGGGACGTTACGGAGGAATATGTAAGAGGGGCCGGGGAGGCTCTGAGGCTTTTCGAGAAATATGGCTGCTGTCTGGCCATTCTTAAGGAGAGAAGCCCTTCCTGCGGAAGCGGTGAGATCTACGATGGAAGTTTTTCTGGAAGCGTGACAGCCGCAGACGGCATTGCCGCCGGCCTCTTGAAGAAGAGGGGTGCGTGTGTGTACGGGGAATCTCAGGCAGAGGAAATTCTGGAATTGCTGTTTGGAAAAACAGAAGAGGGCAGAAAAAGCCGTGTATAA
- a CDS encoding ABC transporter ATP-binding protein produces the protein MTEKDMAKQHAAENHAAARQPAEQPSGKQMPERQTVKAEAAEEKAMEKETGKKKREAEGNYKRDTVKRVLSYIGAYRLLVLFSLVLAAVTVALTLYIPILIGDAVDLIVGKGQVDFPGLFRIFRVMVVVIASTSAAQWLMNAINNHITYRVAMDIRTRAFNHLESLPLRYIDSHQYGDILSRIITDVDQFSDGLLMGFTQLFSGVLTILGTLAFMFYINPVIALVVVLVTPLSLFVASYIAKKTFHMFKDQSEARGEMTSLINEIVENEKVVQAFSYEARAQERFDRINKRLEACSLKATFFSSITNPATRFVNGLVYASVGITGAVAAIHGYLSVGQLTSFLNYANQYTKPFNEISGVATELQNALASAARVFDLMDERPQTPEPEEAKELAHAEGRVELSDVSFSYNQEVKLIEDLNLSVEPGSRIAIVGPTGCGKSTVINLLMRFYDVDGGSIQVDGCDIRGLTRKSLRASYGMVLQETWLKSATIRENIAYGRPDASMEEIVEAAKKAHAHSFIEKMKDGYDTGISEDGGNLSQGQKQLLCIARVMLCRPPMLILDEATSSIDTRTELMVQEAFERMMEGRTSFIVAHRLSTIRTADRILVMKDGRVIEQGRHEELLEKKGFYWELYNSQFAAS, from the coding sequence ATGACGGAAAAAGATATGGCAAAACAGCATGCTGCAGAAAACCATGCGGCAGCGAGGCAGCCGGCAGAGCAGCCATCCGGAAAGCAGATGCCGGAAAGGCAGACAGTGAAAGCGGAGGCGGCAGAGGAGAAAGCGATGGAAAAGGAAACAGGAAAAAAGAAGAGGGAAGCGGAGGGAAACTATAAAAGGGACACGGTAAAGAGAGTGCTGTCCTACATCGGCGCATACCGCCTGCTGGTGCTCTTTTCCCTGGTTCTGGCAGCAGTGACAGTGGCTCTGACTCTTTACATCCCCATCCTCATCGGCGATGCGGTGGATCTGATTGTGGGAAAGGGACAGGTGGATTTTCCGGGACTGTTTCGGATTTTCCGGGTAATGGTTGTGGTGATTGCGTCTACCTCTGCGGCCCAGTGGCTGATGAATGCCATCAACAACCATATCACCTACCGGGTGGCCATGGACATCAGGACGAGGGCTTTCAACCATCTGGAATCCCTTCCCCTGCGCTATATCGACAGCCATCAGTACGGGGATATTCTGAGCCGGATTATTACGGATGTGGATCAGTTCTCAGACGGCCTGCTGATGGGCTTTACCCAGCTTTTTTCAGGGGTGCTCACGATTCTGGGGACGCTGGCTTTCATGTTCTACATCAATCCGGTGATTGCACTGGTGGTTGTCCTGGTAACGCCCCTATCTCTGTTTGTGGCCAGCTATATTGCGAAAAAGACCTTCCACATGTTTAAGGATCAGTCAGAGGCCAGAGGTGAGATGACGTCCCTGATTAATGAGATTGTGGAAAATGAGAAGGTGGTTCAGGCTTTTTCCTACGAGGCCAGGGCGCAGGAGAGATTTGATCGGATCAACAAAAGGCTGGAGGCGTGCAGCCTGAAGGCTACCTTCTTTTCCTCCATCACCAACCCGGCTACCCGTTTTGTCAACGGCCTTGTCTATGCAAGCGTGGGAATCACGGGGGCGGTAGCTGCCATTCACGGGTACCTGAGCGTGGGACAGCTCACCTCCTTTCTGAACTATGCTAACCAGTACACAAAGCCGTTTAACGAGATTTCCGGCGTGGCCACAGAGCTTCAGAATGCGCTGGCGTCTGCGGCCCGGGTTTTTGACCTGATGGATGAAAGACCTCAGACACCGGAGCCGGAAGAGGCAAAGGAGCTGGCACACGCAGAGGGGCGGGTGGAGCTTTCCGATGTTTCCTTCTCATACAATCAGGAGGTGAAGCTGATTGAAGATCTGAATCTGTCGGTGGAGCCTGGCAGCAGGATCGCCATTGTAGGGCCCACAGGCTGCGGAAAGAGCACCGTGATTAATCTTCTGATGCGCTTTTACGATGTGGACGGTGGGAGCATTCAGGTGGACGGCTGCGATATAAGAGGCCTGACCAGAAAAAGCCTTCGCGCGTCCTACGGAATGGTGCTCCAGGAAACATGGCTGAAATCAGCCACTATCCGGGAAAATATCGCCTACGGGCGTCCCGATGCATCTATGGAGGAGATTGTGGAGGCGGCGAAAAAGGCCCACGCTCACAGCTTTATTGAAAAGATGAAGGATGGCTATGACACAGGTATCTCAGAGGACGGAGGAAACCTGTCCCAGGGCCAGAAGCAGCTTCTGTGCATTGCCCGCGTGATGCTCTGCCGCCCGCCTATGCTCATACTGGACGAGGCCACCTCCTCCATCGATACGAGAACGGAGCTGATGGTACAGGAGGCCTTTGAGCGGATGATGGAAGGACGCACCAGCTTTATTGTAGCCCACCGCCTCTCCACCATCCGGACTGCCGATCGGATCCTTGTGATGAAAGACGGCAGGGTGATCGAACAGGGACGGCATGAGGAACTGCTGGAAAAGAAAGGCTTCTACTGGGAGCTTTACAACAGCCAGTTTGCAGCGTCATAA
- a CDS encoding ABC transporter ATP-binding protein, with protein MKKLLKYLKQYKKEAVLAPLFKMLEASFELFVPLVMAKIIDTGIREQDLAYILKMGAVLVLLGVIGLACSLTAQYFAAKAAAGFGTGVRSDLFRHINQLSYTELDTQGTATLITRMTSDINQVQSGVNLTLRLFLRSPFIVFGAMIMAFTIDFKSALVFVVTIPLLSLVVFGIMLISMPLYRKVQHQLDRVMQITRENLTGVRVIRAFNREQDEMREFKEEGDQLIRFQIFVGRISALLNPVTYVIINLAIVVLIYTGAGQADKGEIPQGEVVALVNYMSQILVELIKLANLIISMTKAFACAGRISSVFELHSSIPDTAGGKRKPGSEPVVSFKNVSFSYKGAKAASLTDISFDAAFGETIGVIGGTGAGKSTLVNLIPRFYDAAKGQVMVAGEDVRSYSLRELRDRIGVVPQKAVLFKGTIRDNMRWGKEGASDEEIWEALKTAQALDVVMGREGGLDAMVLQGGKNFSGGQRQRLTIARALVKKPEILILDDSASALDFATDARLRKALREQTQKMTVFIVSQRASAIRHADQILVLDDGRLAGKGTHEELFERCSVYREICLSQLSREEAR; from the coding sequence ATGAAAAAACTACTTAAGTATTTAAAGCAATATAAAAAGGAAGCTGTGCTGGCCCCGCTATTTAAAATGCTGGAGGCCAGCTTCGAGCTGTTTGTTCCCCTTGTCATGGCAAAGATCATAGACACGGGAATCAGGGAGCAGGATCTGGCCTATATTCTGAAGATGGGCGCCGTGCTGGTGCTCCTGGGCGTGATCGGGCTGGCCTGTTCCCTGACTGCACAGTATTTCGCGGCCAAGGCTGCAGCCGGCTTCGGAACAGGGGTGAGAAGCGATCTCTTCCGCCATATCAATCAGCTCTCCTACACAGAGCTGGATACCCAGGGGACAGCCACGCTGATCACCAGGATGACCAGTGACATCAATCAGGTTCAGTCAGGCGTCAACCTGACGCTGCGCCTGTTTCTGCGATCACCGTTTATTGTGTTTGGCGCGATGATTATGGCCTTCACCATTGACTTTAAGTCTGCCCTTGTCTTTGTGGTGACCATTCCTCTGCTCTCTCTGGTGGTCTTTGGAATTATGCTGATCAGTATGCCCCTCTACCGGAAGGTGCAGCATCAGCTGGACCGGGTTATGCAGATTACAAGGGAGAACCTGACCGGCGTGAGAGTGATACGGGCCTTTAACAGAGAGCAGGATGAGATGCGGGAATTTAAGGAAGAGGGGGATCAGCTGATCCGCTTCCAGATCTTTGTGGGGAGAATTTCCGCGCTTTTGAATCCCGTCACTTATGTAATTATTAACCTTGCCATAGTAGTTCTGATTTATACAGGTGCAGGGCAGGCAGACAAGGGAGAAATTCCCCAGGGAGAGGTGGTTGCCCTGGTAAACTATATGTCCCAGATCCTTGTGGAGCTTATCAAGCTGGCGAATCTGATTATTTCCATGACAAAAGCCTTTGCCTGCGCCGGACGCATCAGCAGTGTGTTTGAGCTTCACAGCAGTATCCCTGATACGGCCGGGGGAAAACGAAAACCGGGCAGTGAGCCGGTCGTATCCTTTAAAAATGTGAGCTTTTCCTACAAGGGAGCAAAGGCAGCCTCTCTCACGGATATCAGTTTTGACGCTGCATTTGGAGAAACTATCGGCGTGATCGGAGGCACAGGAGCCGGAAAATCTACTCTTGTAAACCTGATCCCCAGGTTTTATGACGCTGCAAAGGGACAGGTGATGGTGGCAGGAGAGGATGTGAGGTCTTATTCTCTCCGGGAGCTGAGAGACAGAATCGGCGTAGTTCCTCAGAAGGCGGTGCTCTTTAAGGGCACGATCCGGGACAATATGCGCTGGGGCAAAGAGGGCGCCTCAGATGAAGAGATCTGGGAGGCCCTTAAAACGGCCCAGGCCCTCGATGTGGTCATGGGCAGGGAGGGCGGCCTTGACGCCATGGTGCTGCAGGGAGGAAAGAATTTCTCGGGAGGCCAGCGCCAGAGGCTGACCATTGCCAGAGCTCTGGTAAAAAAGCCGGAGATCCTGATCCTGGACGACAGTGCTTCAGCTCTCGATTTTGCCACGGACGCAAGGCTCAGAAAGGCTCTGAGAGAGCAGACGCAGAAGATGACGGTGTTTATTGTTTCCCAGAGGGCGTCTGCCATCCGCCATGCAGATCAGATTCTGGTGCTGGATGACGGAAGGCTGGCGGGAAAAGGAACTCACGAGGAGCTGTTTGAGAGATGCAGCGTTTACCGTGAAATCTGTCTGTCCCAGCTCTCGAGAGAGGAGGCCCGCTGA
- a CDS encoding YihY/virulence factor BrkB family protein, with protein sequence MIYFLVHCKQIYDKFVKDEITVYAAQASFFIVLSSVPFIILLLTVLQFVPAVQQSDFLYLLSRLLPIEVQPLVYTIVDEIYSKSSAALLSVSSITTLWSASRGMLGIEKGLNRIAGSPRRRGYVISRIINSGYTIVFMAVCILSLILLVFGTVIQNLIFKILPFLQGLSPYLISLRSMLALVILVAFFMGLYTFLPYERQRLRCQLPGAVFSTLCWILFSYASSLYFKYFSSFSTMYGSLASLAVLMLWLYFCICILFLGAEINCHLTALGRYRFCRRP encoded by the coding sequence ATGATTTATTTTCTGGTACACTGCAAACAGATTTATGACAAGTTTGTGAAGGATGAGATTACCGTATACGCTGCGCAGGCGTCCTTTTTTATTGTCCTGTCATCCGTCCCGTTTATTATCCTGCTGCTGACTGTGCTTCAGTTCGTTCCGGCTGTGCAGCAGTCTGACTTTCTGTATCTGCTGTCACGGCTGCTGCCCATAGAGGTACAGCCCCTGGTCTATACCATTGTGGATGAGATTTACTCCAAATCCTCGGCAGCCCTCCTCTCCGTCTCCTCCATCACAACCCTGTGGTCTGCCTCCAGGGGGATGCTGGGAATTGAGAAGGGACTTAACAGGATTGCCGGCTCTCCCAGAAGGAGAGGCTACGTCATCAGCCGGATCATCAACTCAGGCTACACCATTGTGTTTATGGCGGTCTGCATTCTGTCCCTGATCCTGCTGGTATTCGGTACAGTTATCCAGAATCTTATATTCAAGATTCTGCCCTTTCTTCAGGGACTGTCTCCTTACCTGATCAGCCTGCGTTCCATGCTGGCGCTGGTAATCCTGGTAGCCTTTTTTATGGGGCTGTACACCTTTCTTCCTTATGAGAGGCAGAGGCTCAGATGCCAGCTTCCGGGAGCCGTGTTTTCCACCCTCTGCTGGATCCTGTTTTCCTATGCCTCCTCCCTCTATTTTAAATATTTTTCCAGCTTTTCCACCATGTACGGAAGCCTCGCCAGCCTTGCCGTCCTGATGCTCTGGCTGTATTTCTGTATCTGCATCCTGTTCCTGGGGGCAGAGATCAACTGCCATCTGACAGCCCTTGGCCGATACCGCTTCTGCCGGCGTCCATAG
- a CDS encoding carboxypeptidase M32, which produces MNEPINKSMSQSFAKLEEQLEKAMAVQTAMILFEWDNETLAPREAAERTARVIGSLSGQYLDIITGETVKKLLKQCRKEEELLTQTQRAVVREVEEELEKLQGIPADEYRKFAELTARATGIWADARKKKRFDLFAPVLKEIVDYQKRFASYRAKKGQKLYDVMLNNYEKDFGMKELDEFFAVVKEGVVPLLKESAKRSETIDDSFLTGPYTEEQQERAARFLAEYVGFDFGRGVMAVSAHPFTTNLHNHDVRITTHYNDRIDSSIFSVIHESGHAIYELGIRDDLTQTPVGQGASMGMHESQSRFFENIIGRNRNFWEPIYGKIQEIFGEPLASVSLDAFLAAVNRTVPGLIRTEADELSYCLHVMVRYEIEKLMIEEDADIDSLPELWNQKYEEYLGVRPEDDGEGILQDIHWSQGSFGYFPSYALGNAFGAQFYHHMKKVMDFDGLLREGNIGVIREYLRGSIHQYGKLKTSRQILKDVTGEDFNPDYYIEYLRERYQ; this is translated from the coding sequence ATGAATGAACCGATAAACAAGTCCATGAGCCAGTCATTTGCAAAACTGGAGGAACAGCTTGAGAAGGCCATGGCAGTGCAGACTGCCATGATTCTGTTTGAGTGGGACAATGAAACGCTTGCTCCCAGGGAGGCCGCTGAGCGCACTGCCAGAGTGATAGGGTCTCTGTCCGGACAGTACCTGGACATCATCACAGGGGAGACGGTAAAAAAGCTGCTGAAGCAGTGCCGGAAAGAGGAGGAGCTTCTCACACAGACTCAGAGAGCTGTTGTAAGGGAAGTGGAGGAGGAGCTTGAAAAGCTCCAGGGCATTCCGGCCGACGAGTACAGAAAATTTGCAGAGCTGACAGCCAGGGCAACCGGTATCTGGGCAGATGCCAGAAAGAAGAAGCGTTTTGACCTGTTTGCTCCCGTTTTAAAGGAGATTGTGGACTATCAGAAGCGTTTTGCCTCCTACAGGGCGAAAAAGGGACAGAAGCTCTATGATGTGATGTTAAACAATTACGAGAAAGATTTCGGAATGAAGGAGCTGGATGAATTTTTCGCTGTGGTGAAGGAGGGAGTTGTGCCGCTTTTAAAAGAGTCCGCAAAGCGCTCGGAAACGATTGACGACAGCTTTCTTACAGGCCCCTACACAGAGGAGCAGCAGGAGAGAGCGGCACGCTTTCTGGCAGAATATGTGGGCTTTGACTTTGGCCGCGGAGTGATGGCAGTCAGCGCCCATCCGTTTACCACAAATCTCCACAATCATGATGTGAGGATTACCACCCACTATAACGATCGGATCGATTCTTCCATTTTCTCTGTGATTCATGAGTCGGGCCATGCAATCTATGAGCTGGGAATCCGCGACGACCTGACACAGACGCCTGTCGGCCAGGGGGCTTCCATGGGAATGCATGAGTCCCAGTCCCGCTTTTTTGAGAACATTATCGGGAGAAACAGAAATTTCTGGGAGCCGATCTATGGGAAAATTCAGGAGATTTTTGGGGAGCCCCTCGCCTCTGTGAGCCTTGATGCATTCCTTGCGGCTGTGAACCGCACAGTTCCGGGTCTGATCCGCACAGAAGCCGATGAGCTTTCCTACTGTCTCCATGTGATGGTGCGCTATGAGATAGAGAAACTGATGATAGAGGAAGATGCAGACATCGACAGTCTTCCCGAGCTGTGGAACCAGAAGTATGAGGAATACCTGGGCGTGCGCCCTGAGGATGACGGAGAAGGGATTCTTCAGGACATTCACTGGTCACAGGGTTCCTTCGGCTATTTCCCGTCCTATGCCCTGGGCAATGCCTTTGGCGCTCAGTTCTATCACCATATGAAAAAGGTTATGGATTTCGACGGCCTGCTGAGAGAGGGAAATATCGGCGTAATCCGTGAGTACCTGCGCGGCAGTATCCACCAGTACGGAAAGCTGAAAACCAGCCGCCAGATTTTAAAGGATGTGACCGGGGAGGACTTTAACCCTGATTACTATATTGAATATCTGAGGGAACGGTACCAGTAA
- a CDS encoding NUDIX hydrolase produces the protein MIEATSCGGVVIFRGKILVLYKNYKNKYEGWVLPKGTVEPGEEFKETALREVREETGVSASIIKYIGKSQYTFNTPHDTVEKDVHWYLMMADSYYSKPQREEYFVDSGYYKFYEAYHLLKFSNEKQILEKAYNEYLDLKKSNLWGSKKYF, from the coding sequence ATGATTGAAGCAACGAGCTGCGGCGGTGTGGTTATTTTTCGAGGTAAAATTCTTGTTCTGTATAAAAACTACAAAAACAAGTATGAGGGATGGGTTTTGCCAAAGGGAACTGTAGAGCCGGGGGAGGAGTTTAAGGAAACGGCCCTCAGGGAAGTCAGGGAGGAAACGGGAGTCAGCGCTTCGATCATCAAGTATATCGGGAAAAGCCAGTACACCTTCAACACTCCTCACGATACCGTGGAGAAGGACGTGCACTGGTATCTGATGATGGCGGACAGCTACTACAGTAAACCACAGCGGGAAGAGTATTTTGTGGATTCGGGTTATTACAAATTTTATGAAGCCTATCATCTGCTTAAGTTTTCCAATGAAAAGCAGATCCTAGAGAAAGCCTACAATGAATACCTGGATTTAAAAAAGAGTAATCTCTGGGGCTCCAAGAAGTATTTTTAA